From the genome of Sphingomonas sp. HMP6, one region includes:
- a CDS encoding helix-turn-helix domain-containing protein, which produces MEPLAVSINDTAKALSLGRTSIYALIAEGKLEAFKLGRRTLVKAESIRRLIDGQG; this is translated from the coding sequence ATGGAACCTTTGGCAGTCTCAATTAACGACACCGCAAAAGCGCTTAGCCTTGGGCGAACGTCGATTTACGCGCTTATTGCGGAGGGCAAGCTCGAAGCGTTCAAGCTAGGTCGCCGGACTCTGGTTAAAGCCGAGTCAATCCGCCGACTGATCGACGGGCAGGGTTGA
- a CDS encoding tyrosine-type recombinase/integrase, whose translation MALTDTAIRLVKAGESDRKLADEKGLYLLVTTTGSKLWRLKYRIGGKEKKLALGSYPEVSLKDARTKRDEARKAAQAGSDPALAKREARIAQRVATANTFAAIADEYIDKLEAEGRAEVTVAKTRWLLSKLSPSLGTRPIAEITPHELLAVLRKSERAGQRETARRLRSFSSRVFRYAVATARATSDPAQPLQGALVSPVAKHHAAIIDPIAFGGLLRAIIDYSGQPITTLAMRFTANVFQRPGEVRQAEWSEIDFDAAVWTIPAARMKQRQPHRVPLSRQAVTILREAAALSANSKYVFPKLGSPLKPMCENAINQALRRMGFGADVMTAHGFRSTASTLLNESGKWNPDTIERALSHAEANQVRAAYHRGAHWAERVEMAQWWSDHLDTLRDGATVLRLPDRANGGNVR comes from the coding sequence ATGGCGTTGACCGACACGGCGATCCGGCTGGTGAAAGCAGGGGAAAGCGACCGCAAGCTGGCCGATGAAAAGGGCCTCTACCTTCTCGTAACCACCACCGGGTCAAAGCTCTGGCGGCTGAAGTACCGGATCGGCGGCAAGGAAAAGAAGCTTGCGCTAGGGTCCTATCCCGAAGTCAGTTTGAAGGACGCGCGGACGAAACGCGACGAAGCACGCAAAGCGGCGCAAGCGGGCAGCGACCCGGCGCTGGCAAAGCGAGAGGCGCGAATCGCGCAACGGGTCGCAACCGCGAACACCTTTGCCGCAATTGCCGACGAGTATATCGACAAGCTGGAGGCCGAAGGGCGGGCCGAAGTGACGGTCGCGAAAACGCGGTGGCTGTTGTCGAAGCTTTCCCCGTCGCTGGGCACGCGCCCCATTGCTGAGATCACACCGCACGAATTGCTGGCGGTCCTGCGCAAATCGGAGCGCGCGGGACAGCGCGAGACGGCGCGGCGGTTACGATCCTTTTCCAGCCGCGTGTTTCGTTACGCGGTGGCCACCGCCCGCGCTACCAGCGACCCCGCGCAGCCGCTTCAGGGTGCGCTAGTCTCGCCAGTTGCAAAGCACCATGCCGCCATTATTGATCCGATCGCATTCGGTGGGTTGCTGCGCGCGATAATTGATTATTCCGGCCAGCCGATCACAACGCTGGCGATGCGCTTCACCGCCAACGTGTTCCAGCGTCCCGGCGAAGTGCGGCAAGCCGAGTGGAGCGAAATCGACTTCGACGCGGCGGTCTGGACGATCCCGGCGGCGCGGATGAAGCAACGCCAGCCGCACCGCGTGCCGTTGTCGCGCCAAGCCGTCACTATATTGCGTGAAGCCGCCGCACTTTCAGCGAACAGTAAATACGTATTCCCGAAGCTCGGGTCGCCGCTCAAACCAATGTGCGAAAACGCGATCAACCAAGCGTTGCGGCGGATGGGGTTTGGCGCGGACGTGATGACTGCGCACGGCTTCCGCTCCACCGCATCGACGCTCTTGAATGAAAGCGGCAAGTGGAATCCCGACACGATCGAACGCGCGTTGTCACATGCCGAGGCCAATCAAGTCCGCGCTGCGTATCACCGGGGCGCGCACTGGGCGGAACGGGTTGAGATGGCGCAATGGTGGAGCGATCATCTAGACACATTGCGAGACGGCGCGACTGTTCTACGCCTTCCGGATCGCGCAAACGGCGGGAATGTCCGGTAG
- a CDS encoding complex I NDUFA9 subunit family protein, which produces MKDRLVTLIGGGGFLGRYVAQALLARGARVRIAQRDPRRAFFLKPLGGLGQTQFVAADLSKPESIAHAVAGSDAVVNLVGILNGNFQKIQVEGARIVAEAAAQASVGALVHVSAIGADPASDSAYGRSKGEGEAAVRAAFPAATILRPSIVFGREDQFVNRFAAMIASAPVVPVLRAGTKFQPVYVGDVAEAVVAALAYPELAAGKTLELGGPDILSMGALVRWIAKATGRKRAIIELPDAIGAAIATLGFLPGAPITADQWKMLANDNVVAGTDGLKSLGITPTPLDAVASGWLVRYRKGGRFAAPTAE; this is translated from the coding sequence ATGAAGGACAGATTGGTTACGCTGATCGGCGGCGGGGGGTTTCTCGGCCGTTACGTCGCGCAGGCGTTGCTCGCGCGCGGGGCACGGGTGCGAATCGCGCAACGTGATCCGCGGCGGGCCTTTTTCCTGAAGCCGCTGGGTGGCCTTGGTCAGACGCAATTCGTCGCGGCCGACCTGTCAAAGCCCGAATCGATCGCTCATGCGGTCGCGGGGTCGGACGCCGTGGTCAATCTGGTCGGAATCCTGAACGGAAATTTCCAGAAGATTCAGGTCGAGGGTGCACGAATCGTTGCCGAGGCCGCAGCGCAGGCCAGTGTCGGCGCGTTGGTCCATGTCTCCGCGATCGGGGCAGATCCAGCGTCGGACTCGGCCTATGGCCGCTCCAAGGGCGAAGGCGAGGCGGCGGTGCGCGCGGCATTCCCGGCGGCGACGATCCTGCGGCCGTCGATTGTTTTCGGGCGCGAAGATCAGTTCGTCAATCGCTTCGCCGCGATGATCGCGAGCGCGCCGGTCGTGCCGGTGCTACGCGCCGGCACCAAATTCCAGCCGGTTTATGTCGGGGATGTGGCCGAGGCGGTGGTGGCGGCGTTGGCGTACCCTGAGCTGGCAGCGGGCAAGACGCTCGAGCTCGGCGGCCCGGATATCTTGTCGATGGGTGCGCTTGTGCGCTGGATCGCCAAGGCTACCGGTCGCAAGCGGGCGATCATCGAATTGCCCGACGCGATCGGTGCGGCAATTGCCACCTTGGGCTTTCTGCCCGGTGCGCCGATCACGGCGGACCAGTGGAAGATGTTGGCAAACGACAATGTCGTTGCGGGCACCGATGGGCTAAAGTCGCTCGGCATCACACCGACCCCGCTCGATGCGGTCGCAAGCGGCTGGCTCGTACGCTACCGCAAGGGTGGCCGCTTCGCGGCACCGACGGCCGAATGA
- a CDS encoding undecaprenyl-diphosphate phosphatase, translating into MIDIISIILLGIVEGVTEFLPVSSTGHLILATKLLGYDAEKWAVFNIVIQLGSILAIVVLYWRTFWAVGLGLLKRDPVSIRFVRNVLVAFVPAAVIGLAIHKYIEALLGNAEVVSIALIVGGFAIIAVERFAPKSDIVGVADIPLGKVVGIGFLQCMAMVPGVSRSGATILGALALGVERRTAAEFSFFLAIPTMLGATTLELVKNREALMSGSGVGFGAIALGFAVAFLVAVIVVKGFVGVVTRYGFVPFAWYRIVAGTAALIWLATL; encoded by the coding sequence GTGATCGACATCATCAGCATCATCCTGCTCGGCATCGTCGAGGGGGTGACGGAATTCCTGCCGGTCTCCTCGACCGGGCATTTGATTCTCGCGACCAAATTGCTGGGTTACGATGCCGAGAAATGGGCGGTGTTCAACATCGTGATCCAATTGGGGTCGATCCTGGCGATCGTCGTGCTGTATTGGCGGACGTTCTGGGCGGTTGGTCTGGGGCTGTTGAAGCGCGACCCGGTATCGATCCGTTTCGTGCGCAACGTGCTGGTGGCGTTCGTGCCCGCCGCCGTGATTGGCCTCGCGATCCACAAATATATCGAAGCCCTGCTCGGGAACGCCGAGGTCGTGTCGATCGCGCTGATCGTCGGCGGTTTCGCGATCATCGCGGTCGAGCGCTTTGCGCCCAAGAGCGACATCGTCGGGGTCGCCGATATCCCGCTCGGCAAGGTCGTCGGGATCGGCTTTCTGCAATGTATGGCGATGGTGCCGGGGGTGAGCCGGTCGGGCGCGACGATCCTGGGTGCGCTCGCATTGGGGGTCGAGCGGCGGACGGCGGCGGAATTCAGCTTTTTCCTCGCGATCCCGACGATGCTCGGCGCGACCACGCTCGAACTGGTCAAGAATCGCGAGGCGTTGATGAGCGGGAGCGGGGTTGGCTTCGGCGCGATCGCGCTCGGCTTTGCGGTCGCCTTCCTTGTCGCGGTGATCGTCGTGAAGGGGTTCGTCGGCGTGGTCACGCGCTACGGCTTCGTGCCGTTCGCCTGGTACCGCATCGTCGCCGGAACCGCAGCACTGATCTGGCTTGCTACATTATAG
- a CDS encoding NAD(P)-dependent oxidoreductase produces the protein MADTSLLKFVDREQAYPAKREPELRAEDFREIADRYAAPDAEDQAGRCSQCGVPYCSVHCPLHNHIPDWLRLTAEGRLREAYELSNSTSTMPEICGRICPQDRLCEGNCVIEFSGHGAVTIGAVEKFITDTAWEEGWVEPLVPGAARGQSVAVIGAGPAGLSAAEYLRVNGYDVHVYDRYDRAGGLLTYGIPGFKLEKPVVMRRVERLKAGGIVFHHSFEVGRDASMDELRQRHDAVLIATGVYRARAIKAPGVEAEGVIDALDFLTASNRKGFGDAVPAFDDGSLNAEGKHVVVIGGGDTAMDCVRTAVRQGAASVKCLYRRDRANMPGSQREVNNAEEEGVEFVWLSAPESFVGGETVTGVKASAMRLGAPDASGRRAPEIDPAGGFDVPADLVIKALGFDAEDLPTLFGARELGVTRWGTVLVDNKTLMTSLDGVFAAGDIVRGASLVVWAIRDGRDVAATMHKYLKAKAKAGRKAA, from the coding sequence ATGGCTGATACGTCGCTCTTGAAGTTCGTCGATCGCGAGCAAGCCTATCCGGCGAAGCGCGAGCCCGAGTTGCGCGCGGAGGATTTTCGCGAGATCGCTGACCGCTATGCGGCACCCGACGCGGAGGACCAGGCCGGTCGCTGCTCGCAATGCGGCGTGCCCTATTGCTCGGTCCATTGCCCGCTGCACAACCACATCCCCGACTGGCTGCGGCTGACCGCCGAAGGCCGTCTGCGCGAGGCGTACGAACTCAGCAATTCAACCTCGACCATGCCCGAGATTTGCGGCCGCATCTGCCCGCAGGACCGGCTGTGCGAAGGCAATTGCGTGATCGAATTCTCCGGCCACGGCGCGGTGACGATCGGCGCGGTCGAGAAATTCATCACCGACACCGCGTGGGAAGAAGGCTGGGTCGAGCCACTTGTCCCCGGCGCGGCGCGGGGCCAGTCGGTCGCGGTGATCGGCGCGGGCCCGGCGGGCCTGAGCGCGGCGGAATATCTGCGCGTCAACGGCTATGACGTGCATGTCTACGATCGCTACGATCGGGCGGGCGGGCTGCTGACCTATGGCATCCCCGGTTTCAAGCTGGAAAAGCCCGTCGTCATGCGCCGCGTCGAGCGGTTGAAGGCGGGCGGGATCGTGTTCCACCACAGCTTCGAAGTCGGGCGCGATGCGAGCATGGACGAGTTGCGCCAGCGCCACGATGCGGTGCTGATCGCGACCGGCGTGTACCGCGCGCGCGCGATCAAGGCGCCGGGCGTCGAGGCCGAAGGCGTGATCGACGCGCTCGACTTCCTGACCGCGTCCAACCGCAAGGGCTTTGGCGACGCCGTCCCCGCGTTCGACGACGGCAGTTTGAATGCCGAGGGCAAGCATGTCGTGGTGATCGGCGGCGGCGATACCGCGATGGATTGCGTCCGCACCGCCGTCCGCCAAGGCGCGGCTTCGGTAAAATGCCTCTACCGCCGCGACCGCGCGAACATGCCGGGATCACAGCGTGAAGTGAACAATGCCGAGGAGGAAGGCGTCGAATTCGTCTGGCTTTCCGCCCCCGAAAGCTTCGTCGGCGGCGAGACGGTGACGGGCGTCAAGGCGAGCGCAATGCGGCTCGGCGCGCCCGATGCGAGCGGCCGCCGCGCGCCCGAGATCGATCCGGCTGGCGGGTTCGACGTGCCCGCCGATCTGGTGATCAAGGCGCTCGGCTTTGATGCCGAGGATCTGCCGACGCTGTTCGGCGCGCGCGAGCTTGGCGTCACGCGCTGGGGCACCGTGCTGGTCGACAATAAGACGCTGATGACGAGCCTCGACGGCGTGTTCGCGGCGGGCGACATTGTACGTGGTGCCTCGCTTGTGGTGTGGGCAATCCGCGACGGGCGTGATGTCGCGGCGACGATGCACAAGTATCTGAAGGCGAAGGCGAAGGCTGGAAGGAAAGCGGCGTGA
- a CDS encoding DUF2059 domain-containing protein produces MSVYLLLVVLASLSDPGAVPSTAIPAARALADASPEGLASGIEIAKMLNPEKETLAGLDTVVRTMLQKMLAADPNIAAMEKDHPGFTTAGSEAIRSTTMTIMRERLPILWSRMGAAYARRLSVAELRQTLEFYQSAAGQRLVQATLKGIDPSALVDKQIAEPDRKIEAGELSATLSASATKAAANATSEDRTALSNFTFTPLGLKVRELNPEMLKIAADWSNERDTTAEKRIADATAAAMAPFLNASDAHAKKAKR; encoded by the coding sequence GTGAGTGTCTATCTTCTGCTCGTCGTGCTAGCGTCGCTGAGCGATCCGGGAGCGGTACCTTCCACCGCGATTCCGGCAGCCCGCGCCCTGGCCGATGCGTCACCAGAAGGGCTCGCGAGCGGGATAGAAATCGCAAAGATGCTCAATCCGGAAAAGGAAACGTTAGCGGGCCTAGACACCGTTGTCCGCACAATGCTTCAAAAGATGCTTGCCGCCGACCCAAACATCGCGGCGATGGAAAAGGACCATCCCGGCTTTACCACTGCGGGGTCAGAAGCGATTCGATCGACCACAATGACGATCATGCGAGAGCGGTTGCCGATCCTTTGGTCACGAATGGGCGCGGCATATGCTCGCCGACTTTCAGTGGCAGAATTGCGCCAGACATTAGAGTTTTATCAGAGTGCGGCCGGGCAGCGGCTCGTCCAGGCGACTCTTAAAGGGATCGATCCTTCTGCACTCGTAGATAAGCAGATCGCGGAGCCGGATCGCAAGATCGAGGCGGGCGAGTTAAGCGCGACACTCTCGGCCTCGGCAACAAAGGCTGCCGCCAATGCGACATCGGAAGACCGCACAGCGCTCTCCAATTTCACCTTCACGCCGCTCGGACTGAAGGTTCGTGAACTGAACCCGGAAATGCTGAAGATCGCGGCCGATTGGAGCAATGAGCGCGATACTACGGCCGAGAAACGTATCGCGGACGCAACTGCGGCGGCGATGGCTCCGTTCCTGAACGCTTCCGATGCGCATGCCAAAAAGGCCAAGCGATGA
- the gltB gene encoding glutamate synthase large subunit has protein sequence MTTETERLRLAEHGMYRPEFEGDACGVGLVAATDGTPSRRVVQSAIDALKAVWHRGAVDADGKTGDGAGLHIDLPLKFFDDAIAASGHKPLPNRLAVGMIFLPRTDLGAQEACRTIIESVIIDEGYTIYGWRQVPVDVSVIGQKGLATRPEIEQIMIAGPLPDDASAAEFEKNLYLVRRRIEKRVIAAQIQGFYICSLSCVSIIYKGLFLAESLSVFYPDLRDMRFESRVAIFHQRYSTNTFPQWWLAQPFRCLAHNGEINTIRGNKNWMLSHEIKMASLSFGEHSEDIKPVIPAGASDTAALDAVFEAICRSGRDAPTAKLMLVPEAMAPNSDMPAEHLAMYQYLASVMEPWDGPAALAMTDGRWAVAGMDRNALRPLRYVRTIDGLLIVGSESGMVVVPESTIIEKGRLGPGEMIAVDLDEGVLLHDRAVKDRIAGEADYTAMIGAFTTIDDLPMPAGETIVRFERAELTRRQVAAGQTIEDMELILSPMVEGAKEAIGSMGDDTPLAVISDKPRLISQFFRQNFSQVTNPPIDPLRERHVMSLKTRFGNLANILDTEDRRDGVLVLESPVLTGSDWARLKGHFGTQAAVIDCTFEAGGGPETLRAAIARIRAEAVTAVREGRTELFLTDRTIGPERIGIAGVLAAAAVHTHLVRMGLRSYASINVQTAECLDTHYYAVLIGVGATTVHAYLAEASIADRQARGLFGDLTLDQCLSRHRTAVEEGLLKIISKMGIAVISSYRGGYNFEAVGLSRALVNDLFPGMPAKISGEGYASLHLNAQLRHDKAYDEAVATLPIGGFYRQRHTGETHAYSAQLMHLLQNAVATDSYSTYLQFSRGVESLPPVYLRDLLQFNFPAEGVAVDQVEAITEIRKRFVTPGMSLGALSPEAHETLAIAMNRIGAKAVSGEGGEDSARYQPYANGDNANSGVKQIASGRFGVTAEYLNACDEIEIKVAQGAKPGEGGQLPGFKVTEFIAKLRHATPGVTLISPPPHHDIYSIEDLAQLIYDLKQINPVARVCVKLVSSAGIGTVAAGVAKAHADVILIAGHVGGTGASPQTSIKYAGTPWEMGLSEVNQTLTLNGLRGRIKLRTDGGLKTGRDIVIAAILGAEEFGIGTLSLVAMGCIMVRQCHSNTCPVGVCTQNEALRAKFTGTPEKVINLMTFIAEEVRDILARLGFRSLDEVIGRTELLRQVSRGAEHLDDLDLNPILAKVDAPDDQRRFSLTGRRNEVPDSLDAQILKDAAAVFSRREKMQLTYSVRNTHRAVGTRLSSEITRTFGMSALADGHVHVRLRGSAGQSLGAFLCKGVTLEVFGDANDYVGKGLSGGIIAVRPVVSSPLASQDNTIIGNTVLYGATSGSLYAAGQAGERFAVRNSGATVVVEGCGANGCEYMTGGIAVVLGTVGANFGAGMTGGMAFVYDPEGRFPRRANPENITWNRLSSLHWEATLLGLVRAHHAATDSKWSGALLDDWGRVVEHFWQVVPKEMLTRLSHPIDDREVQIAAE, from the coding sequence ATGACCACCGAAACCGAACGCCTCCGCCTTGCCGAACACGGCATGTACCGTCCAGAATTCGAGGGCGATGCGTGTGGCGTTGGCCTCGTCGCCGCGACCGATGGCACGCCGTCGCGCCGTGTCGTGCAATCCGCGATCGATGCGCTGAAGGCCGTGTGGCACCGTGGCGCGGTCGATGCCGATGGCAAGACCGGCGACGGCGCCGGGCTCCACATCGACCTCCCGCTCAAATTCTTCGACGATGCGATCGCCGCATCGGGCCACAAGCCGCTGCCCAACCGGCTCGCGGTCGGGATGATCTTCCTGCCGCGTACCGATCTTGGCGCGCAGGAAGCGTGCCGGACGATCATCGAGAGCGTGATCATCGACGAGGGCTATACCATCTATGGCTGGCGGCAAGTGCCGGTCGATGTCTCGGTAATCGGGCAGAAGGGCCTCGCCACCCGTCCCGAGATCGAGCAGATCATGATCGCCGGCCCCCTGCCCGACGATGCCAGCGCCGCCGAGTTCGAGAAGAACCTCTATCTTGTCCGCCGCCGGATCGAGAAGCGCGTGATCGCGGCGCAGATCCAGGGCTTCTACATTTGCAGCCTGTCGTGCGTGTCGATCATCTACAAGGGGCTGTTCCTGGCCGAGAGCCTGTCGGTTTTCTATCCCGATCTGCGCGACATGCGGTTTGAAAGCCGCGTGGCGATCTTTCACCAGCGCTATTCGACCAACACCTTCCCGCAATGGTGGCTGGCGCAGCCGTTCCGCTGCCTGGCGCACAATGGCGAGATCAACACGATCCGCGGCAACAAGAACTGGATGCTCAGCCATGAGATCAAGATGGCGAGCCTGTCGTTCGGCGAGCATTCTGAGGACATCAAGCCGGTGATCCCGGCGGGTGCATCCGACACCGCCGCGCTCGACGCGGTGTTCGAGGCGATTTGCCGATCGGGCCGCGATGCGCCGACCGCCAAGCTGATGCTGGTGCCCGAAGCGATGGCACCCAATAGCGACATGCCGGCCGAGCATCTTGCGATGTATCAATATCTGGCGAGCGTGATGGAGCCGTGGGACGGCCCCGCTGCCCTCGCGATGACCGATGGCCGCTGGGCCGTTGCGGGCATGGACCGCAATGCGCTCCGCCCGCTGCGCTACGTCCGCACGATCGACGGGTTGCTGATCGTCGGGTCGGAAAGCGGGATGGTCGTCGTCCCTGAATCGACGATCATCGAGAAGGGCCGCTTAGGGCCGGGCGAGATGATCGCGGTGGACCTCGACGAAGGCGTGTTGCTGCACGACCGCGCGGTGAAGGACCGGATCGCGGGCGAGGCCGATTATACCGCGATGATCGGTGCGTTCACGACGATCGACGATTTGCCGATGCCAGCGGGCGAGACGATCGTCCGCTTCGAGCGCGCCGAACTCACCCGCCGTCAGGTCGCCGCCGGGCAGACGATCGAGGATATGGAGTTGATCCTGTCGCCAATGGTCGAGGGGGCGAAGGAAGCGATCGGATCGATGGGCGACGATACGCCGCTCGCGGTCATTTCCGACAAGCCACGGCTGATCAGCCAGTTCTTCCGGCAGAATTTCAGCCAAGTCACCAACCCGCCGATCGACCCGTTGCGCGAACGCCACGTGATGTCGCTCAAGACGCGCTTCGGCAATCTCGCCAACATCCTCGATACCGAGGATCGGCGCGACGGCGTGCTGGTGCTCGAATCCCCCGTCCTGACCGGGTCCGACTGGGCGCGGCTGAAGGGGCATTTCGGCACGCAGGCGGCGGTGATCGACTGCACCTTCGAAGCCGGTGGCGGGCCGGAAACGCTGCGCGCCGCGATCGCGCGAATCCGCGCCGAAGCGGTGACGGCGGTGCGCGAGGGGCGGACCGAATTGTTCCTGACCGACCGCACGATCGGCCCCGAGCGGATCGGCATTGCCGGTGTGCTGGCGGCAGCGGCCGTGCACACGCACCTCGTTCGGATGGGCTTGCGCTCCTACGCCAGCATCAACGTGCAGACCGCCGAATGCCTCGACACGCATTATTATGCGGTGCTGATCGGCGTCGGCGCGACGACGGTGCACGCCTACCTCGCCGAGGCCTCGATCGCCGATCGGCAGGCGCGGGGGTTGTTCGGCGATCTGACGCTCGACCAGTGCCTTTCGCGGCATCGCACCGCGGTGGAAGAGGGTCTGCTCAAGATCATCTCGAAGATGGGGATCGCGGTGATCTCCTCGTACCGCGGCGGCTATAATTTCGAGGCGGTTGGCCTCTCGCGCGCGCTGGTCAACGATCTGTTCCCGGGGATGCCCGCGAAGATTTCGGGCGAGGGCTATGCCTCGCTCCACCTCAACGCGCAGTTGCGGCACGACAAGGCGTATGACGAGGCCGTCGCGACGCTGCCGATCGGCGGCTTCTATCGCCAGCGGCATACTGGCGAGACGCATGCTTATTCGGCGCAGTTGATGCACTTGTTGCAGAACGCGGTCGCGACCGACAGCTACTCGACCTATCTGCAATTCTCGCGCGGCGTGGAGAGTTTGCCGCCCGTCTATCTGCGCGATTTGCTGCAGTTCAATTTCCCGGCAGAGGGCGTCGCGGTCGATCAGGTCGAGGCGATCACCGAGATCCGCAAGCGCTTCGTGACGCCGGGCATGTCGCTCGGCGCGCTAAGCCCCGAGGCGCATGAGACGCTGGCGATCGCGATGAACCGGATCGGCGCGAAGGCCGTGTCGGGCGAAGGCGGCGAGGACAGCGCGCGCTATCAGCCCTATGCCAATGGCGACAACGCCAATTCGGGGGTGAAGCAAATCGCCAGCGGCCGCTTCGGCGTGACGGCGGAATATCTCAACGCGTGCGACGAGATCGAGATCAAGGTCGCGCAAGGGGCAAAGCCCGGCGAGGGTGGGCAATTGCCCGGCTTCAAGGTGACCGAGTTCATCGCCAAGCTGCGCCATGCAACGCCGGGGGTGACGCTGATCTCCCCGCCGCCGCATCACGATATTTACTCGATCGAGGATCTGGCGCAGCTCATCTATGACCTGAAGCAGATCAACCCGGTCGCGCGGGTGTGCGTGAAGCTGGTGTCCTCCGCGGGCATCGGCACGGTCGCGGCGGGTGTGGCGAAGGCGCATGCCGACGTCATCCTGATCGCCGGGCATGTCGGCGGCACGGGTGCCTCGCCGCAAACCAGCATCAAATATGCCGGGACGCCGTGGGAAATGGGTCTGTCGGAGGTCAACCAGACGCTGACGCTCAATGGCTTGCGCGGGCGGATCAAGCTGCGCACCGATGGCGGGCTCAAGACCGGGCGCGACATCGTTATCGCCGCGATCCTGGGGGCGGAGGAGTTCGGCATCGGCACGCTCAGCCTGGTGGCGATGGGCTGCATCATGGTGCGGCAATGCCATTCGAACACCTGCCCGGTCGGCGTCTGCACGCAGAATGAGGCGCTGCGCGCGAAATTCACCGGCACGCCCGAAAAGGTCATCAATTTGATGACCTTCATCGCCGAGGAAGTGCGCGACATCCTCGCCCGGCTGGGCTTCCGCAGCCTCGACGAAGTGATCGGTCGCACCGAATTGCTGCGTCAGGTCAGCCGCGGGGCGGAGCATCTCGACGATCTCGACCTCAACCCGATCCTCGCCAAGGTCGATGCGCCCGACGATCAGCGCCGCTTCAGCCTGACCGGGCGCCGCAACGAAGTCCCCGACAGCCTCGACGCGCAGATTCTTAAGGATGCCGCCGCAGTGTTCAGCCGGCGCGAGAAGATGCAGCTCACCTATTCGGTGCGCAACACGCACCGTGCGGTCGGCACGCGTTTGTCGAGCGAGATCACCCGGACCTTCGGCATGTCGGCACTGGCCGACGGGCATGTCCATGTCCGGCTGCGTGGCTCCGCGGGGCAGAGCCTCGGCGCATTCCTGTGCAAGGGCGTGACGCTCGAAGTGTTCGGTGATGCCAATGACTATGTCGGCAAGGGCCTCTCCGGCGGCATCATCGCGGTGCGCCCGGTCGTCTCGTCGCCGCTCGCGAGCCAGGACAATACGATCATCGGCAATACCGTGCTCTACGGCGCGACCTCGGGCAGCCTCTATGCGGCTGGCCAGGCGGGCGAGCGCTTCGCGGTGCGCAATTCGGGCGCGACCGTCGTGGTCGAGGGCTGTGGTGCGAACGGCTGTGAGTATATGACCGGCGGCATCGCGGTCGTGCTCGGCACGGTCGGCGCGAATTTCGGGGCGGGCATGACCGGGGGGATGGCGTTCGTCTACGATCCCGAAGGCCGCTTTCCGCGCCGTGCCAACCCCGAGAACATCACCTGGAACCGGCTGTCGTCGCTGCATTGGGAGGCGACCTTGCTAGGCCTGGTTCGCGCGCATCATGCCGCGACCGATTCGAAATGGTCGGGCGCATTGCTCGACGATTGGGGCCGGGTGGTCGAGCATTTCTGGCAAGTCGTGCCGAAGGAAATGCTGACTCGGCTGAGCCATCCGATCGATGACCGGGAGGTGCAGATCGCGGCGGAATGA
- a CDS encoding glutathione S-transferase family protein, with amino-acid sequence MWQLHQFPLCPFSRKVRLLLGEKGEGCELVREYPWEQRDEFLDMNPAGQVPVMTDKARGLRLMDSMAICEYLEETVDKNAMISGTAVNRAEIRRLVAWFDTQFFADIVAPLLHERMEKRIVTKAPPDSGKLRAAMKAAVRHLEYTDFLLDRHNWMAGATMSLADLAAAAQISVADYLGGIDWKHHEQTAKWYRGFKSRPSFRPLLSERMEGIAPPKHYDDVDF; translated from the coding sequence ATGTGGCAACTTCATCAATTCCCGCTCTGCCCGTTCTCGCGCAAGGTCCGCTTATTGCTCGGTGAAAAGGGCGAGGGTTGCGAACTCGTGCGCGAATATCCGTGGGAGCAGCGCGACGAATTCCTCGACATGAATCCCGCGGGGCAGGTGCCGGTTATGACGGACAAGGCGCGTGGCCTGCGGCTGATGGATTCGATGGCGATCTGCGAATATCTCGAGGAAACGGTCGACAAGAATGCGATGATCAGCGGCACCGCCGTCAACCGCGCCGAGATCCGGCGGCTGGTCGCGTGGTTCGACACGCAATTCTTCGCCGATATCGTGGCCCCGCTGCTGCACGAGCGCATGGAGAAGCGGATCGTCACCAAGGCGCCACCCGATTCGGGCAAGCTGCGCGCGGCGATGAAGGCGGCAGTGCGGCATCTGGAATATACCGATTTCCTGCTCGACCGGCACAATTGGATGGCGGGTGCGACGATGAGCCTGGCCGATCTGGCCGCCGCCGCGCAAATCTCGGTCGCGGATTATCTCGGTGGGATCGACTGGAAGCATCACGAACAGACCGCGAAATGGTATCGCGGGTTCAAGAGCCGCCCGAGCTTCCGCCCGCTCTTGTCCGAGCGGATGGAGGGGATCGCGCCGCCCAAACATTATGACGACGTGGATTTTTAA